From one Deltaproteobacteria bacterium genomic stretch:
- a CDS encoding metallopeptidase TldD-related protein, whose translation MQDYFYELADFGEALLKAPEVLLLGFSGEESSFVRFNRSAVRQAGAVEQRQLALHLIGDGRRVSTHLTASGDAALDRERIRTALDDARERLSVVPEDPYLHYATEVHSTESVRPNRLPENEGQVVDAIVKAGEERDLVGIYMAGGIHRGFANSLGQRNWFSTYSHHFDWSFHLDGDKAVKCAYAGFVWNPAEFEEKMARAKAELEALRRPPRTLKPGRYRVYLAPQALEEVVGLLRWGGFGLSARRTRRTPLLRMVTDAAALDPSVRMVEDTRGGLSAGFDDAGFLKPDQVTLIEGGRLGDALVSARAAKEYGVPANGASRRESPESLAVAGGTIPRQDVLATLGTGIFINNLWYLNYSDRDACRMTGMTRFAAFWVENGELRAPVNVMRFDETLYRMLGDNLVGLTREVELLPDANSYGGRSTRSLSLPGAVVDDFALTL comes from the coding sequence ATGCAGGACTATTTCTACGAACTGGCGGATTTTGGCGAAGCGCTGCTGAAGGCGCCGGAGGTGCTGCTGCTGGGCTTCTCCGGAGAGGAGTCGAGCTTCGTGCGCTTCAACCGAAGCGCCGTGCGCCAGGCCGGCGCGGTGGAACAACGCCAACTGGCGCTTCATCTGATCGGCGACGGACGGAGAGTCAGCACGCACCTCACGGCGTCCGGTGACGCCGCGCTCGACCGGGAGCGCATACGCACGGCGCTCGACGACGCCCGCGAGCGGCTGTCGGTCGTTCCGGAAGACCCCTATCTGCATTACGCGACGGAGGTCCATTCCACGGAAAGCGTACGGCCCAACCGCTTGCCCGAGAACGAAGGGCAGGTGGTGGACGCCATCGTGAAGGCGGGGGAGGAGCGGGACCTCGTGGGCATCTACATGGCCGGCGGGATCCACCGGGGCTTCGCCAACTCCCTGGGCCAGCGCAACTGGTTCTCCACCTACAGCCACCACTTCGACTGGAGCTTCCATCTGGACGGCGACAAGGCGGTCAAGTGCGCCTACGCCGGGTTCGTGTGGAATCCCGCGGAGTTCGAGGAAAAGATGGCGCGGGCCAAGGCGGAGTTGGAAGCCTTGCGCCGGCCTCCGCGAACCCTGAAGCCCGGACGCTACCGCGTATACCTGGCGCCCCAGGCCCTGGAGGAGGTCGTCGGCCTGCTGCGCTGGGGCGGGTTCGGGCTGAGCGCCCGGCGCACGCGCCGGACGCCGCTGCTGCGCATGGTCACGGACGCCGCCGCTCTCGACCCTTCGGTGCGCATGGTGGAGGACACCCGCGGAGGACTGAGCGCGGGGTTCGACGACGCCGGTTTCCTCAAGCCGGACCAGGTGACCCTCATCGAGGGGGGGCGGCTGGGCGATGCGCTGGTGTCGGCGCGGGCGGCGAAAGAGTACGGCGTTCCGGCCAACGGAGCGAGCCGGCGGGAATCGCCCGAGTCCCTGGCCGTGGCCGGCGGCACGATCCCGCGGCAGGACGTGCTCGCCACGCTCGGCACCGGCATTTTCATCAACAACCTGTGGTACCTGAACTACTCCGACCGGGACGCCTGCCGCATGACCGGCATGACCCGCTTCGCCGCGTTCTGGGTGGAGAACGGGGAACTGCGGGCCCCGGTCAACGTCATGCGCTTCGACGAAACGCTTTACCGGATGCTGGGCGACAACCTCGTGGGCCTGACGCGCGAGGTGGAACTCCTGCCCGATGCCAACTCCTACGGTGGCCGCTCCACCCGGAGCCTGAGTCTGCCCGGAGCGGTGGTGGACGATTTCGCGTTGACGCTGTAG
- a CDS encoding TldD/PmbA family protein: MSTPIERLEAWFREAGPAVSFCSLRYVRERSEHVSVRRGVVEPIASGDDAGVMITVADGRGLGYAGTCDLSRTGLQRALERARDWARRTEACAVTDFAAATLGEVRQGEYRTPVESSWDSMPLPDKIGLLRDQSERLHADPRIVDWDASLWHTETETLFLTVDGTRVHQVLSHLVPGLGCTANDGSETASRTFGGRGFCRQGGLEVLEQTGFSEAAPVLAQEALELLAAPNCPTDTMDLLLAPDQLILQIHESIGHPLELDRILGDERNYAGTSFVTPDMFGRYRYGSDLLNVTYDPTDPGQFASYGFDDEGLAARREHIIKDGILMRGLGGHLSQQRTGLSGVANSRATSWNRPPIDRMANLNLEPGDAAFDDMVRSIEHGVFMQTNCSWSIDDSRNKFQFGCERGTLIRDGELREVVKKPNYRGISATFWRNLTHVGRPETREVLGTPFCGKGEPNQVIRVGHAAPACVFAGVQVFGGEG, translated from the coding sequence ATGTCCACTCCGATAGAACGCCTTGAAGCATGGTTTCGGGAAGCCGGGCCCGCGGTGAGTTTCTGCTCGCTGCGCTATGTGAGGGAACGTTCCGAGCACGTTTCCGTGCGGCGCGGGGTGGTGGAACCCATCGCGTCGGGGGACGACGCCGGCGTCATGATCACGGTGGCCGACGGCCGGGGCCTGGGCTACGCGGGCACGTGCGATCTGAGCCGCACGGGGCTGCAGCGCGCCCTGGAACGCGCGCGGGACTGGGCGCGGCGGACCGAGGCGTGCGCCGTGACGGACTTCGCCGCCGCGACGCTTGGTGAGGTCCGCCAGGGTGAGTACCGCACGCCGGTGGAGTCTTCCTGGGACTCGATGCCGTTGCCCGACAAGATCGGTCTGCTGCGGGACCAGAGCGAGCGGCTGCACGCGGACCCGCGCATCGTCGACTGGGATGCCTCCCTGTGGCACACGGAGACCGAGACCCTTTTCCTGACCGTGGACGGAACGCGCGTGCACCAAGTCCTGAGCCACTTGGTTCCGGGTTTGGGCTGTACGGCCAACGATGGCTCGGAGACCGCGAGCCGCACTTTCGGTGGCCGCGGCTTCTGCCGCCAGGGCGGCCTGGAGGTGCTGGAGCAGACGGGTTTCTCCGAGGCCGCGCCGGTGTTGGCGCAGGAAGCCCTGGAACTTCTGGCGGCGCCCAACTGTCCCACGGACACCATGGACCTCTTGCTGGCGCCCGACCAGCTCATCCTTCAGATCCACGAGTCCATCGGCCATCCGCTGGAGCTGGACCGCATCCTGGGCGACGAACGTAACTACGCCGGCACGAGCTTCGTCACGCCGGACATGTTCGGGCGCTACCGCTACGGCTCCGATCTCCTGAACGTCACCTACGATCCCACCGACCCGGGACAGTTCGCGAGCTACGGCTTCGACGACGAAGGGCTCGCGGCGCGGCGCGAGCACATCATCAAGGACGGGATTCTCATGCGCGGCCTCGGCGGTCACCTGTCCCAGCAGCGCACGGGGCTTTCGGGGGTGGCCAACTCCCGCGCCACGAGCTGGAACCGTCCGCCCATCGACCGCATGGCCAACCTCAACCTGGAGCCCGGCGACGCGGCGTTCGACGACATGGTGCGTTCCATCGAGCACGGCGTGTTCATGCAGACCAACTGCTCGTGGTCCATCGACGACTCGCGCAACAAGTTCCAGTTCGGCTGCGAGCGCGGTACCCTGATCCGTGACGGCGAGTTGCGCGAGGTGGTGAAGAAGCCCAACTACCGCGGCATCTCGGCCACGTTCTGGCGCAACCTGACTCACGTGGGACGCCCAGAGACTCGCGAGGTGCTGGGGACGCCGTTCTGCGGCAAGGGGGAGCCCAACCAGGTGATCCGGGTGGGTCACGCCGCCCCCGCGTGCGTGTTCGCCGGCGTGCAGGTCTTCGGCGGCGAAGGCTGA
- a CDS encoding NUDIX hydrolase, producing MNYCSDCAAPLEFRIPDGDNLPRHVCASCNTIHYTNPKVVVGCIPEWDDTILLCRRAIEPRYGYWTLPAGFLEDYETTIEGAARETREEALADVDIAELYTLINLPQINQVYVMFRGSLRERKFGAGEESLDVRLCREEEIPWDEIAFPVVEQTLRLYFRDRRRGRFGTYTGDITRPADKWRDYQVRFLNGSGA from the coding sequence ATGAACTATTGCAGCGACTGTGCCGCCCCCTTGGAGTTCCGCATCCCGGATGGGGACAACCTCCCCCGCCACGTGTGCGCCTCCTGCAACACCATCCATTACACGAACCCGAAGGTCGTGGTGGGCTGCATCCCGGAGTGGGACGACACCATCCTGCTTTGCCGGCGCGCCATCGAGCCGCGCTACGGCTACTGGACCCTGCCCGCGGGGTTCCTGGAGGACTACGAGACCACCATCGAGGGCGCCGCCCGCGAGACTCGCGAGGAAGCTCTGGCCGACGTCGACATCGCGGAGCTCTACACCCTCATCAACCTGCCGCAGATCAATCAAGTCTACGTCATGTTCCGCGGCAGTCTGCGCGAGCGCAAGTTCGGTGCCGGTGAAGAGAGCCTCGACGTACGCCTGTGCCGCGAGGAGGAGATCCCCTGGGACGAGATCGCGTTTCCCGTCGTCGAGCAGACCCTTAGACTCTATTTTCGCGACCGCCGGCGCGGCCGTTTCGGCACCTACACGGGCGACATCACCCGTCCGGCCGATAAGTGGAGGGACTACCAGGTGCGGTTCCTCAACGGGAGCGGCGCCTGA
- a CDS encoding TerB family tellurite resistance protein, with protein MLAAIQRFFTNQIDPGHRDVRQTDQHRLQVATGALLVEMMRTDVECTEGERAVVLGALQDKFDLTEEETHQLMELAEAEADDAIDHYQFTSLIKSGFSQEQKRKVVEYLWAVAYADANVDKHEEYLVRKIANLIGVSHKEFIEAKLRVRDGGLQH; from the coding sequence ATGCTCGCGGCCATCCAGCGGTTCTTCACGAACCAGATCGACCCCGGCCACCGCGATGTGCGCCAAACGGACCAGCACCGGCTCCAGGTAGCCACCGGCGCCCTGCTCGTCGAGATGATGCGCACCGACGTCGAGTGCACGGAGGGCGAGCGCGCCGTGGTTCTCGGCGCCCTCCAGGACAAGTTCGACCTCACCGAAGAGGAAACGCACCAGTTGATGGAACTCGCCGAGGCCGAAGCCGACGACGCCATCGACCACTACCAGTTCACCTCGCTCATCAAGAGCGGCTTCTCCCAGGAACAGAAACGGAAAGTCGTGGAGTACCTGTGGGCCGTCGCCTACGCCGACGCCAACGTCGACAAGCACGAGGAGTACCTCGTCCGCAAGATCGCCAACCTCATCGGCGTCTCACACAAGGAATTCATCGAAGCGAAGCTGCGGGTGCGGGACGGTGGGCTCCAGCACTAG
- a CDS encoding 4,5-dioxygenase: MTQEATEISGYHAHVYYDRDTREVAGRVREGLGDRFDVVLGRWHDVPVGPHPKAMYQVAFTPDEFANVVSWLMLNREDLDILIHPSTGEHVGDHRDRSLWLGTRLPLRLGKLS; this comes from the coding sequence ATGACGCAAGAGGCAACCGAAATCTCCGGCTATCACGCCCACGTCTACTACGACCGTGACACCAGGGAGGTGGCGGGGCGTGTACGCGAAGGACTCGGCGACCGTTTCGACGTCGTCCTGGGCCGCTGGCACGACGTTCCCGTGGGTCCCCACCCCAAGGCCATGTACCAGGTGGCCTTCACCCCGGACGAGTTCGCCAACGTGGTCTCCTGGCTCATGCTCAACCGCGAAGACCTGGACATTCTCATCCACCCCAGCACCGGCGAGCACGTGGGCGACCACCGCGACAGGTCGCTGTGGCTGGGAACCCGGCTGCCGCTGAGGCTGGGGAAGCTGAGCTGA
- a CDS encoding GMC family oxidoreductase N-terminal domain-containing protein, with protein MANEYDVIVVGGGSAGCAAAARLSEDPNRKVLLLEAGPDPLPIPELVAQAAGRVRLLLETPYINMYPSERRVDGSTFYSLAGKIMGGGSSVNVMSVIRPIKADMDAWAAAGNPSWSWEHVLPILKRLENDQDNPDSTDHGHEGPLYFERHYLFGQEVPRAVQVFMDAARELGLPRGDVNDPNPWGLCTSPYNIKEGMRQSTTVAYLDAARERSNLTVIAEAPVVSLSMSGNRVTGVNYEKDGQRHTAAGTEVVLTAGAFHSPHIMMISGIGPAAELERHGIEVLHDRPGVGENYQDHAMLHMGFEGRGGFDVDWVVPPFRLITKSDPSRETGDFHVFMRPPTVLEGVGRTLNISAALLEQRNRGRVFLQSADPHELPGVDARMLEHPGDIAAVVSTLEFLDLLTQTGDMPEFYGPPIQPKRGEDWARWARSTLDSYHHAAGTCLMGPASDPMTVVDEQLRVHGIDNLRVADASIMPTVTHANTNVTCMMIGERVADFIKGS; from the coding sequence ATGGCAAACGAATACGATGTGATTGTGGTAGGTGGCGGCTCGGCCGGCTGCGCGGCGGCGGCGCGTCTTTCGGAGGACCCGAACAGGAAGGTCCTGCTGCTGGAAGCGGGCCCCGATCCGCTGCCCATCCCCGAGTTGGTGGCCCAGGCCGCCGGGAGGGTGCGGCTCCTGCTGGAGACCCCCTACATCAACATGTATCCCTCGGAGCGCAGGGTCGACGGCAGCACCTTCTATTCCCTGGCCGGGAAGATCATGGGCGGCGGCTCCTCGGTGAACGTGATGTCGGTCATCCGTCCCATCAAGGCGGACATGGACGCGTGGGCGGCGGCGGGGAACCCTTCCTGGTCGTGGGAGCACGTCCTGCCAATCCTAAAGCGGCTCGAGAACGACCAGGACAATCCCGACAGTACCGACCACGGTCACGAGGGCCCGCTCTACTTCGAGCGCCATTACCTCTTCGGCCAGGAAGTCCCCAGAGCGGTGCAGGTCTTCATGGACGCGGCGCGGGAACTCGGGCTGCCGCGCGGCGATGTAAACGACCCGAATCCCTGGGGCCTGTGCACCTCGCCCTACAACATCAAGGAGGGCATGCGGCAGTCCACCACCGTGGCCTACCTGGACGCCGCCCGGGAGCGGTCCAATCTCACCGTCATCGCCGAGGCCCCCGTGGTTTCGCTTTCCATGTCGGGCAACCGCGTGACCGGAGTGAACTACGAGAAGGACGGCCAGCGGCACACGGCCGCGGGCACCGAGGTGGTGCTCACCGCCGGCGCGTTCCACAGCCCCCACATCATGATGATCTCGGGCATCGGACCGGCGGCGGAGCTGGAGCGGCACGGCATCGAGGTGCTTCACGACCGTCCCGGGGTGGGCGAGAACTACCAGGACCACGCCATGCTGCACATGGGCTTCGAGGGACGCGGCGGCTTCGACGTGGACTGGGTGGTGCCGCCCTTCCGGTTGATCACCAAGAGCGACCCGTCACGGGAGACCGGCGACTTCCACGTCTTCATGCGCCCGCCTACCGTGCTCGAGGGCGTGGGCCGGACGCTGAACATTTCCGCGGCGCTCCTGGAACAGCGCAACCGCGGCCGGGTCTTCCTCCAGAGCGCCGATCCCCACGAGCTGCCGGGAGTGGATGCGCGGATGCTGGAGCACCCTGGAGACATCGCGGCCGTGGTGTCGACCCTGGAGTTCCTGGACCTGCTGACCCAGACCGGCGACATGCCCGAGTTCTACGGCCCGCCGATCCAGCCCAAACGCGGCGAGGACTGGGCGCGGTGGGCCCGCTCGACCCTCGACAGCTACCACCACGCCGCCGGCACCTGCCTCATGGGGCCGGCGTCCGACCCCATGACCGTAGTGGACGAGCAGTTGAGAGTCCACGGTATCGACAACCTGAGGGTTGCCGACGCCTCCATCATGCCCACGGTCACCCATGCCAACACCAACGTGACCTGCATGATGATCGGCGAACGGGTGGCGGATTTCATCAAGGGGAGCTAG
- the grxC gene encoding glutaredoxin 3 — MATVEVYSKGWCPFCRMAKRLLEEKGQEFVEFDVELEPAKYDEMLERSQGRWTVPEIFIDGDLIGGFDELRALDDSGRLDELLGS; from the coding sequence ATGGCAACCGTCGAAGTCTACAGTAAGGGTTGGTGCCCGTTCTGCCGGATGGCCAAGCGCCTTCTGGAGGAGAAGGGCCAGGAGTTCGTCGAGTTCGACGTGGAGCTGGAGCCCGCCAAGTACGACGAGATGCTGGAGCGCTCCCAGGGCCGGTGGACCGTCCCGGAGATCTTCATAGACGGCGACCTCATCGGCGGCTTCGACGAGCTAAGGGCGCTGGATGACAGCGGCCGGCTCGATGAGTTGCTCGGGTCGTGA
- a CDS encoding OB-fold domain-containing protein — protein MAGKSLPAVNAIDRGFWEGAAKSELRLQKCRACGKMQFFPRIACTGCLGGDLEWVPVSGKGKVHTFSLCRVPRNRAFMDEVPIYVAEVELDEGVRMVTRIVGDNRDQVTLGAPVTVTFMETEDPDIKLPVFELA, from the coding sequence ATGGCCGGCAAGAGTCTTCCCGCCGTAAACGCGATCGACCGCGGGTTCTGGGAGGGGGCCGCCAAGAGTGAGTTGCGGCTCCAGAAGTGCCGCGCCTGCGGCAAGATGCAGTTCTTCCCGCGCATCGCCTGCACCGGCTGCCTCGGCGGCGACTTGGAGTGGGTGCCGGTGAGCGGCAAGGGCAAGGTGCACACCTTCTCCCTCTGCCGGGTGCCGCGCAACCGCGCCTTCATGGACGAGGTTCCCATCTACGTGGCCGAGGTGGAGTTGGACGAAGGCGTGCGCATGGTCACGCGCATCGTCGGCGACAACCGCGACCAGGTGACCCTCGGCGCACCCGTCACCGTCACGTTCATGGAGACGGAGGACCCCGACATCAAGCTGCCGGTGTTCGAGCTGGCCTGA
- a CDS encoding thiolase family protein, with protein MLRKKVCLVGYGSTEYSRKSDRPLLSYYAEAMQNAMAQTGLTKKEINGFSMVTQASPDYSPYVAEQLGLELDWVLNGDCGGAGAVCAIRRAADAIEAGYLDVAFIVAGNAFDKNVSHQRVLEYQRANYVDVYGYGGPNTLFALVQRRHMEEYGTTLEQIGKIAVSQRFNAGPNPQALLRTPMTIEDYLNSRLISDPIRLFDCVMPCSGGECVVVASEERARQITDKPIYLVTDAEKIGFQASNMLPDKTVTGMSVVGEHLFSEMSRDNIDLLAVYDDYPIAVMMQLEDLGYCAKGQGGPFVDDHDLTFAGDFPVNTGGGEISVGQAGLAGGMLHVVEALRQLRGEAGERQVKAAETALVTGIGWLSYARNLNTTAALILERRS; from the coding sequence ATGCTGAGAAAGAAGGTGTGTCTCGTCGGCTACGGCTCGACGGAATACTCGCGCAAGTCCGACCGGCCGCTCCTGTCGTACTACGCCGAGGCCATGCAGAACGCCATGGCGCAGACCGGTCTCACCAAGAAGGAGATCAACGGGTTCTCCATGGTGACCCAGGCGAGTCCCGACTACTCGCCCTACGTGGCCGAGCAGTTGGGCCTGGAGCTCGACTGGGTGCTCAACGGCGACTGCGGCGGCGCCGGCGCGGTGTGCGCCATCCGGCGCGCGGCGGACGCCATCGAGGCGGGCTATCTGGACGTGGCCTTCATCGTCGCGGGCAACGCCTTCGACAAGAACGTGTCCCACCAGCGGGTGCTGGAGTACCAGCGGGCCAACTACGTGGACGTGTACGGCTACGGCGGACCGAACACGCTGTTCGCGCTGGTGCAACGGCGCCACATGGAGGAGTACGGCACCACCCTGGAGCAGATCGGCAAGATCGCCGTGAGCCAGCGCTTCAACGCCGGCCCCAATCCCCAGGCGCTTCTGCGCACCCCCATGACCATCGAGGACTACCTGAACTCGCGCCTGATCTCCGATCCCATACGGCTGTTCGACTGCGTGATGCCGTGCTCCGGCGGCGAGTGCGTGGTGGTGGCCTCCGAAGAGCGCGCCAGGCAGATCACCGACAAGCCCATCTACCTGGTGACGGACGCCGAGAAGATCGGCTTTCAGGCCTCGAACATGCTGCCGGACAAGACCGTCACCGGCATGAGCGTGGTGGGCGAGCACCTGTTCTCGGAGATGAGCCGGGACAACATCGACCTTCTGGCCGTTTACGACGATTACCCCATCGCGGTGATGATGCAACTCGAAGACCTGGGCTACTGCGCCAAAGGGCAGGGCGGGCCGTTCGTCGACGACCATGACCTGACCTTCGCCGGCGACTTCCCCGTGAACACCGGCGGCGGCGAGATCTCGGTGGGGCAAGCGGGCTTGGCAGGCGGTATGCTGCACGTGGTGGAAGCGCTGCGGCAGTTGCGCGGCGAGGCCGGCGAACGGCAGGTCAAGGCGGCCGAGACCGCGCTGGTCACGGGCATCGGCTGGCTGTCCTACGCGCGCAATCTCAACACCACCGCGGCGCTGATCCTGGAGAGGAGGTCCTGA
- a CDS encoding 3-oxoacyl-ACP reductase FabG: MTLENMVAVVTGGGQGLGRAITLALAGAGAKVVVADMNPDTAEAVAAEVADAGGEALAVQVDVADEASVAALRERALERFGRVDVLAANAGLYPRSMVVDMSEEEWDRVLDVNVGGQFLCARAFAPAMKQEGSGRIICTASSIAYKGAAGHSHYAASKAATLGFVRGLARELAPHGITVNAVAPGTANTAMPRQHRSEESLRQRGEQTPLGRIAEPEDIANAVAFLASGAAAYITGQTLVVNGGDFMI; the protein is encoded by the coding sequence ATGACGCTTGAGAACATGGTCGCCGTGGTTACGGGCGGCGGACAGGGCCTGGGGCGGGCCATCACCCTGGCGCTGGCGGGGGCGGGCGCGAAGGTGGTGGTGGCCGACATGAACCCGGACACCGCCGAGGCGGTTGCCGCCGAGGTCGCGGACGCCGGTGGCGAGGCGCTGGCGGTGCAGGTGGACGTGGCCGACGAGGCCTCCGTGGCCGCGTTGCGGGAACGCGCCCTGGAGCGCTTCGGACGCGTGGACGTCCTGGCGGCCAACGCGGGGCTGTATCCGCGTTCCATGGTGGTGGACATGTCCGAGGAGGAGTGGGACCGGGTGCTGGACGTCAACGTCGGCGGTCAGTTCTTGTGTGCCCGGGCTTTCGCTCCGGCCATGAAGCAGGAGGGCAGCGGCCGCATCATCTGCACGGCGTCGTCCATCGCATACAAGGGCGCCGCCGGGCATTCCCACTACGCCGCATCCAAGGCCGCGACCCTCGGTTTCGTGCGCGGGCTGGCCCGTGAGCTGGCGCCCCACGGCATCACCGTGAACGCGGTGGCGCCGGGGACCGCCAACACGGCCATGCCGCGCCAGCACCGCTCCGAGGAATCGCTGCGGCAACGCGGCGAACAAACGCCGCTGGGCCGCATCGCGGAACCGGAGGACATCGCCAACGCCGTCGCCTTTCTCGCAAGCGGCGCGGCCGCCTACATCACCGGGCAGACCCTGGTCGTCAACGGCGGAGACTTTATGATTTGA
- a CDS encoding thiamine pyrophosphate-dependent dehydrogenase E1 component subunit alpha yields the protein MLPDIAKEQLLDQCRRMLLIRHFEERLIGLHHEGRFRGHYHVYIGQEATGVPAISLLRPDDLLFSTHRNHGHILARGGDPGRLLAEILGRRDGYNRGKGGSFHTSPRELGFLQCSGVVGGILPLGAGAAYAAKSRGAGQIAVCLFGDGALEEGAIPETFNLASLWKLPVLFLCENNGKYGAGNAVGATQSSTMAAYPLTDLPKAYKVPAVQVDGTDAGVVHEALRENIDAIRSGEGPRFIETLTVRWPGSETNWPVVKAPTTVELAWDVSTAPEDVRGWYRDSDPVLRFMRELVENGHANRDELEAINRPVVEQIAAAVDFAFDSPYPDLAEAETDVFA from the coding sequence ATGCTCCCCGACATCGCCAAGGAACAACTGCTGGACCAGTGCCGGAGGATGCTGCTCATCCGGCACTTCGAGGAACGGCTCATCGGCCTGCACCACGAGGGGCGCTTCCGCGGCCACTACCACGTCTACATCGGCCAGGAAGCCACCGGCGTGCCGGCGATCTCGCTGCTCCGTCCCGACGACCTCCTGTTCTCCACGCACCGGAACCACGGCCACATCCTTGCCCGAGGCGGCGACCCCGGACGGCTCCTGGCGGAGATCCTGGGCCGGCGCGACGGCTACAACCGCGGCAAGGGCGGCTCCTTCCACACGAGCCCGCGGGAGCTGGGGTTCCTTCAGTGCTCGGGCGTGGTGGGCGGCATCCTGCCGCTGGGGGCCGGCGCCGCGTACGCGGCCAAGAGCCGGGGCGCCGGACAGATCGCGGTGTGCCTGTTCGGCGACGGCGCGCTGGAGGAAGGCGCCATCCCCGAAACCTTCAACCTGGCGTCGCTGTGGAAACTGCCGGTCCTTTTCCTGTGCGAGAACAACGGCAAGTACGGCGCGGGCAACGCCGTGGGCGCAACCCAGTCGTCCACCATGGCGGCCTACCCGCTCACCGATCTGCCCAAGGCGTACAAGGTCCCCGCGGTCCAGGTAGACGGCACCGACGCCGGCGTGGTGCACGAGGCGCTGCGTGAGAACATCGACGCGATCCGTTCGGGCGAAGGCCCGCGCTTCATCGAGACCCTGACGGTCCGATGGCCGGGCAGCGAGACCAACTGGCCGGTGGTCAAGGCGCCCACCACCGTGGAGTTGGCCTGGGACGTGTCCACCGCGCCCGAGGACGTGCGCGGCTGGTATCGGGACAGTGATCCGGTGCTCCGGTTCATGCGCGAGCTGGTGGAGAACGGGCACGCAAACCGGGACGAGCTTGAGGCCATCAACCGGCCGGTGGTGGAACAGATCGCGGCGGCCGTCGACTTCGCTTTCGACAGCCCCTATCCCGATCTCGCCGAAGCCGAGACCGACGTGTTCGCGTAG
- a CDS encoding alpha-ketoacid dehydrogenase subunit beta → MRNLKYHEAKLEALRELMEEDERVHLIGGTFFSLSPHRLKFAAIEKAWPDRVASPPISELGFCGLATGAAMAGLRPVVDVTTGSFLFEAWPQVVNEAANVLYMSGGQARAPVVFHMLHGLRGGGAAQHSASPQAMLWNCPGLEIVLPSSPRDVKGLLKAAVASDNPTVFVDHSNLFETEGPVPEGERIPLGQADVKRAGADVTLIATSFTVQRALAVAEALASDGIDVEVVDPRTLVPFDLDTVMSSVEKTGRVVIADETHQSCGVAAEIAARIAESGFDKLKGPIRRVATLDVPVPYSQPLEDYIGPSEERIARAVRESTR, encoded by the coding sequence ATGCGAAACCTGAAGTACCACGAGGCAAAGCTCGAAGCTCTGCGCGAGCTCATGGAGGAGGACGAACGCGTCCATCTCATCGGCGGGACGTTCTTCAGCCTGAGCCCGCACCGGCTCAAGTTCGCCGCCATCGAAAAGGCCTGGCCCGATCGCGTGGCCTCGCCGCCCATATCGGAACTGGGCTTCTGCGGACTGGCCACGGGGGCCGCCATGGCCGGGCTGCGGCCCGTCGTGGACGTGACCACGGGCAGCTTCCTGTTCGAAGCCTGGCCCCAGGTGGTGAACGAAGCGGCCAACGTCCTGTACATGTCCGGCGGCCAGGCGCGGGCGCCGGTGGTGTTCCACATGCTCCACGGCCTCCGGGGCGGCGGCGCGGCGCAGCACTCGGCCAGCCCCCAGGCCATGCTGTGGAACTGTCCGGGCCTGGAGATCGTGCTGCCGTCGTCCCCGCGCGACGTGAAGGGCCTTCTCAAGGCGGCGGTGGCGAGCGACAATCCCACGGTCTTCGTCGACCACTCGAACCTGTTCGAGACCGAAGGACCGGTGCCGGAGGGCGAACGCATCCCCTTGGGGCAGGCGGACGTGAAACGCGCCGGCGCCGACGTCACCCTGATCGCCACTTCCTTCACGGTCCAGCGCGCCCTTGCCGTGGCCGAAGCGCTCGCGTCCGACGGCATCGACGTGGAGGTCGTGGACCCGCGCACCCTGGTGCCCTTCGACCTCGACACCGTCATGTCCTCGGTGGAAAAGACCGGCCGGGTGGTGATCGCGGACGAGACCCACCAGAGTTGCGGCGTGGCCGCCGAGATCGCCGCGCGCATCGCCGAGAGCGGCTTCGACAAGCTCAAGGGGCCCATCCGCCGGGTGGCGACGCTGGATGTGCCGGTCCCCTACAGTCAACCGCTCGAGGACTACATCGGCCCATCGGAAGAGCGCATCGCCCGCGCCGTCCGGGAATCCACGAGGTAA